GACTCGCCCCACAGGCTCCAGCAGATGGCGAACTCGGCGGTTCCGGAGTATGCGCTCTGGTAGCGCGCCGCGGAGTTCAGGAAGTCGTTCGCCGGGCCGTAGTCACTCTCCCCGGCCAGGCCGAAGGCTCCGGCGACGGAGCTGAAGTTGCACCACAGACTGGGTTCGAGGGCGCCGAACGCTGCCTGGAGATGGTGGTAACCGGCCACTTTCGTGTCCCGTACCCGTCGGAAGGTGGCCAGGTCCTTGGCCGCCAACCGGCGTGCGCCGCTGATGCCCGCGCCGTTGATGACCAGGTCGAGGCGGGGGGTCGTGTGGCGGATCGTCTCCGCCGCGCGACGGACGGCGGTCGCGTCGGTGACGTCACAACCCAGATAGCGGACCCGGGCGGCGCCGAAGCGCTGCCGCAGGACGGCGAGCTGCGACAGGGACTCCCGGGACCTGCGACACCGGTCGTAGTAGGCGCGCACCTGGGCCAGGTGGACCTCGGGATCGGCCGCCCGGCGTCGGCGCACGTACTCGGCGCTGCTGCTGTCACCGATCTCGCGTGCCTGCGCCACCATCGTCTCCGGATCGGTGCTGCCGAGCAGCCACAGCGCCGATGGTGCGGTGCGCAGGCCTTCGAGACATCGGGCGGTGATGCCGCGGGACCCGCCCACCGCGAGCACGACCGGTCCCTCGCCCGTCGACCCGGGAGCAACGTCCGCGTCGACGCTGATGGTGCGGACGGGCAACAGCCGCTCCTCCAGGCGCGTGCCGGACGTCGATCGCCCTCGGTAGTAGGCCACGGGTAGGCCACGCACGCAGCCGGACTCACGACGCAGCTGCCGCAGTGCCGTCGACAGGGTGGCCGCGTCCGTCACCACGGCGTACGCCCGAGTGTGCGGTAGCTCCCAGGCGATGGCCTTCACCAGGCCGGTGATCAGCGCCGCGTGTGGGTGCGGGATACCGCCCCGCAGGGGATCCAGGACGACAGCGGCCACCGAGGAGTCCGGCAGGTCGGCGTGGGCCATCCGTCTGGCGGCCAGGAAGGCCGCTTCCTGCAGGGCGAGCAACCGTGGCTCGGGTGCCGCCGGCCAGCCGGCCGCGTGCAGCGAGGTGATGACGCGCAGGTGACCGGGGACGCCGTCGGAGACGGTGACGAGCCGGACGAGCGCCTGCTCGTTCCAGCCGGCCGCCTCGGGTGGTACGACCACGGTGGTGACAACCGGTTCTGCCTGCTGGGACAGCTGCCGGGCGACAGCCGCGTCATCGGTGAGTACCAGCGAGTCCGCGGGCAGCGGGTCGCACTCCGCCGACCCCGGCACCGCCGGACGGGCAACGATCTGGAGCGAGTACGACCGGTTCATCGCGGGCCTCCCGGGACAGGTCGCCTCATGACGGGGGGAGCACGGTGACGGTCGGACCGGCCGGGCCGGAGAAACGTCGGGGCAGAGTGCCGTCGGAGACGGACCGCAGCACACCGACGAACGCGTCGGCGGCGAGATAACTCGGCTGCTCCCTCGCGTCGGCCGCCTGGGGATCCGCGCGCAGGTCGGTCCGCACCCGGGCGAGCACCTGCCAGCCCCGCGCCCGGGCCGTCTCGGGACGCGCGAGCGCGACCGCGTACGCGCCCTCGGCGACCTCCTGCGGGCCGAGCCCGAGCGACTGCGCGTTCAGCTCCACCGGGCCGGCGTTCCACGCCAGCACCAGGGCGAGGTCGATGTCGCCCCGGCGCAGGTAGCAGCCCGCCGCGTGCAGGGCCGCCAACCCGGAGGACGGACCAGAATCCATCATCATGGTGGGCCCGTGCAGGTCCCGACGGTTCGCCACCCAGCCGAGCGCCGTGGACGACATCCGCCCGACCAGGCTGTAGGGACCGATCGCCGCGGTACCGGATCGATGTTTCCGCAGGTAGTCGGCTGCGGCGCGGGCCTGCGCGCCGTCCAGCGACCGGGCCAGCCCGCCGCCCAGGCACCGGAGCGTGGAGTCGACTGCGGACTGGGTGAGACCGTAGTGCGCGCCGAAGACGCCGGTGCGTTCGCCCAGGCCGTCCCAGAGCAGGCCCCGGTCGGTGTCGGCGGCCCCGAGCCGGTCGACCAGCTCCACCACCAGCAGTTGGCTCGGGTCCAGCTGGGCGGCCACCTTCGGCGGGATCATCGTCGTGGCGAACGGCGGGATCGGGTAGGGACGCTCCAGGCGCAGCGCCTCGGCGGGTGCCTCTCCCGTGGACAGCCGCGTGGCGATCGCCTCGTCGTCCGGCCGTCCCGGCAGCAGGGCGCTCCAGCGGACGAGCACCAGCTCGTCACCGAGCGACGGTGCCGACGACCGTACCGGGTGCTCCCGTGCGTCGGGGGCGGTCAACAGCTGGTATCCGTTGATGCCCCCCAGTCCGCAGGCGAAGACCCCCACGTACGGCGGCTGCCCGTCCGTCGCCGAGCTGTCCAGCTCCACCGGCGTCGAGGGGACCCGCACCGGCAGCGAGCGGGCGTAGTCGGGCAGCGCCGTGTGGTGGGGCTGACGAGGGATCGTCGACCGGTGCAGGCCAAGTGCCGCCTGGACGAGGGAGACCGCTCCGCACGCCATTCCGGTGTGGCCGAGCGTGGGCTTGTTGCCGGTCACCCACGGCGTGCCACCGGCGTGCGCCGTGGCGATGGAGCGCAGCTCGGTGGCGTCACCGGCGAGGGTGGCAGTGCCGTGTCCCACCACCCACGCCACCTGACCGCCGGGCACGTCGTTGACCTCCCGCGCCCGGCTCATCGCCCGAACCTGGCCCTCCT
Above is a window of Micromonospora yangpuensis DNA encoding:
- a CDS encoding SDR family NAD(P)-dependent oxidoreductase, whose amino-acid sequence is MNRSYSLQIVARPAVPGSAECDPLPADSLVLTDDAAVARQLSQQAEPVVTTVVVPPEAAGWNEQALVRLVTVSDGVPGHLRVITSLHAAGWPAAPEPRLLALQEAAFLAARRMAHADLPDSSVAAVVLDPLRGGIPHPHAALITGLVKAIAWELPHTRAYAVVTDAATLSTALRQLRRESGCVRGLPVAYYRGRSTSGTRLEERLLPVRTISVDADVAPGSTGEGPVVLAVGGSRGITARCLEGLRTAPSALWLLGSTDPETMVAQAREIGDSSSAEYVRRRRAADPEVHLAQVRAYYDRCRRSRESLSQLAVLRQRFGAARVRYLGCDVTDATAVRRAAETIRHTTPRLDLVINGAGISGARRLAAKDLATFRRVRDTKVAGYHHLQAAFGALEPSLWCNFSSVAGAFGLAGESDYGPANDFLNSAARYQSAYSGTAEFAICWSLWGESGLGPRTGFTEYTATAGQLGLIGDAEGQRLFNAEVEAHRPHRPPVSTPLGEAELAMLRTRFPALVDAVPRSPYLGEPSSMDGQDLVWELDLDRYPHLYGHVRQARALVPGALALELAAEAATHLTGSAAVRTFRDIRFQAPIAVDPQVVRYVFTASYHPGGVDRGVLRAGIHSRVPGAGHDRRVPHFEVVVPIGAADPSDQLSRLRPVSTRRAAATMAMSGIFDQLRDVRLEPRLTSARWEPPLATGDDEFFARHRIPWLLVDALLQTACLTGTPGRYATPHVIRELTLHTTENDLALAQTGHDVQLRVDHRDGTADGVALRSGSGEALLTMEGGVVSGREPVR
- a CDS encoding beta-ketoacyl synthase N-terminal-like domain-containing protein yields the protein MPAEQVCLVGAGVVVPGCDTVEELWQRAQDGPFRLATPDRFRGHEALTAEAEAETGQAYDLRFGAVGADSGETAGDLQAGWLRHALRQCLAGTSRQPTRPGLFVAASTDTSYEIDLALTADLLAAGTARHLSVDPDDARVSERIRRRLARADPCAGVAHGELLPYAQARRAIDGLLPPDTPILVVDNICPSSLYAVDLGVRHLLDGAVDVAFCGGVSSHGPLRQVYFSEMGTLSPSDEVRAFDSAADGTLFSEGAALVTLKRLSDARRDQDTILAVLAGFGAASDGKSKAIFAPSQEGQVRAMSRAREVNDVPGGQVAWVVGHGTATLAGDATELRSIATAHAGGTPWVTGNKPTLGHTGMACGAVSLVQAALGLHRSTIPRQPHHTALPDYARSLPVRVPSTPVELDSSATDGQPPYVGVFACGLGGINGYQLLTAPDAREHPVRSSAPSLGDELVLVRWSALLPGRPDDEAIATRLSTGEAPAEALRLERPYPIPPFATTMIPPKVAAQLDPSQLLVVELVDRLGAADTDRGLLWDGLGERTGVFGAHYGLTQSAVDSTLRCLGGGLARSLDGAQARAAADYLRKHRSGTAAIGPYSLVGRMSSTALGWVANRRDLHGPTMMMDSGPSSGLAALHAAGCYLRRGDIDLALVLAWNAGPVELNAQSLGLGPQEVAEGAYAVALARPETARARGWQVLARVRTDLRADPQAADAREQPSYLAADAFVGVLRSVSDGTLPRRFSGPAGPTVTVLPPS